A region of the Vallitalea longa genome:
ATATCAATTTAGTGAAAGGCATTTTTTCCCTAACTAGATAGCTTATAATCAGTGCAGGCAATATAACTACCATACTATAGGAGATGAAATGTTCAATACCATACAATATATAATTAGCAATACAAACTGCTAACATGCAAAAAATCAAACTGCCATCTATTTTATACTTAAGACCATATATAGCAACTGGAATAAATAATACAAAGCTTATGATAATCGTTTCTGTATTTCTTAAAAATAAGTAACTATAAATAGTATTAATAATTAGTATAATCAATAATAATATATATCTAGAATTATTCTTTTCCATAATACCTCCTATATTTTGAAACAACCTCAAAATATATCCGTTAAACAAATCATTCAAATATTATTTTATTTCTCTTGATTTATTAAGATGTTTTGATAGTGTTAATATTTCTTTTGTCCATTCCTCATTTTCTTCATTTTGCAAACTAGCTAATCTTAATTTATTTATCAATTTTATATCAAGTGCCTCATTAGAAACACCTAATTTATCTGATAATAAATAAGAAAGAATTATTACATCAGCTAATATATCAATATTTTCATTACTATTAGCAGAATTACTCTCAGCCATATTTGAAAACAAAGCAGATACATTTGAAAGTAGTTGACTTTTCAATCTCTCAATGATTCTAATAGTCTTAGTAATATCAAACTCCCCTTTATACATAGCCATAATTATAAACCCCTTTTTTATTTATAATACTTTATATCTATTAAGTATAAGTTAATTTATCTATTTTTGATATTTAATCATATTATAACATTTAATGGAAGATATGAAAAGTTAAGAAATAATATTAATATTTTCAGAGATTACATAAACACTAATAAGGGCTCTGATTTCTCAGAGCCCTAGAATATATTATTAATCAAGTGTATAAGGCATTAATGCTATATGTCTTGATTGCTTAATAGCAATTGTTAATGCTCTTTGATGTTTAGCACAATTTCCAGTAATTCTTCTTGGAAGAATCTTTCCTCTTTCGGAAACATATCTTTTTAATTTGTTAACATCTTTATAATCAATTGTTGCTTTTTTGTCAGCGCAAAAAATACAAATACGTTTTTTTCTTCTTGTACCTTTTCTTTTTTGAAAAGCCATCGTGTTACCTCCTTTATAAAAAATCTCTTGTTATACTAAAATGGTAAATCGTCATCAAAACTTTCGTCTATAGGAACAAATCCATCGGCGTTATTATTGTCTGGTGCAGGAACTGATGTCTCTTGTGGCTCCGTAGCCATTCTTTTCTCAAATGATGCTTTACTTTCAGCAAAATGCTGCTCTTCAGCAATAACTTCTGTCATCCATCTTCTATTACCGTTAGCATCATCATAAGTTCTAATTTGTAATCTACCGACTATACATATTTGTTGACCCTTTTTAAAAAATTTTTCTGCAAATTCTCCAGCTTTTCCAAAAGCTACTATATTAATGAAATCTGCATCCGGCTCACCTTCACGTTTAAAACGTCTATTAACTGCTAAAGTATATCTAGCAATTGCAAGAGGTTGGGCACTTTGTGAATATCTAACTTCTGGGTCTTTTGTTAATCTCCCCATCAATATAACTTTATTCATAATATTACCCCCTTGAAAATTAGTCTTCTAATCTTTTAAATAAGAATCTTAAAACAGGTTCCATTATACGAATTCTTTTTTCGATCTCAGCTGGCGCATCAGAAGATGATTGGAATCTAATAAAATAATAGTAACCTTCTTTTACTTTATTAATTTCATAAGCTAGTCTTCTTTTTCCCCAGTCGTCGATTTCACCGATATTACCACCAAATCTTTCAATATAACCTTTGATTTTCTCTAAAGCGGCTTCTTTAACTTCTGTTTCAACTTTTCCGTTGATTACAACTGCTAATTCGTAATTATTCATTAATTACACCTCCTTTTGGACTTTGGCCCTTATATAAATAAGAGCAAGGATAATAATTATCATTACAATAATTATATAGCATGACATAAAATTACTATTTTACTTCTATACTACAATTAAATATATTAACATA
Encoded here:
- a CDS encoding MazG-like family protein, translating into MAMYKGEFDITKTIRIIERLKSQLLSNVSALFSNMAESNSANSNENIDILADVIILSYLLSDKLGVSNEALDIKLINKLRLASLQNEENEEWTKEILTLSKHLNKSREIK
- the rpsR gene encoding 30S ribosomal protein S18; translation: MAFQKRKGTRRKKRICIFCADKKATIDYKDVNKLKRYVSERGKILPRRITGNCAKHQRALTIAIKQSRHIALMPYTLD
- the rpsF gene encoding 30S ribosomal protein S6; this translates as MNNYELAVVINGKVETEVKEAALEKIKGYIERFGGNIGEIDDWGKRRLAYEINKVKEGYYYFIRFQSSSDAPAEIEKRIRIMEPVLRFLFKRLED
- a CDS encoding single-stranded DNA-binding protein, producing MNKVILMGRLTKDPEVRYSQSAQPLAIARYTLAVNRRFKREGEPDADFINIVAFGKAGEFAEKFFKKGQQICIVGRLQIRTYDDANGNRRWMTEVIAEEQHFAESKASFEKRMATEPQETSVPAPDNNNADGFVPIDESFDDDLPF